One part of the Coffea eugenioides isolate CCC68of chromosome 10, Ceug_1.0, whole genome shotgun sequence genome encodes these proteins:
- the LOC113749617 gene encoding protein EXORDIUM-like gives MAYTGYATPIKISICILLLSLLLNFASAGRVLSKTGQGQEQDPMVFKYHNGPLLTGKISINLIWYGRFNPSQKAIVTDFITSLSSPSLSSQVQPSVATWWKNIEKYYTKIKSKKSSSLHLFLGNQNLDENYSLGKSLKMQQIEQLAAKGDQMNAINVVLTSSDVVVDGFCSSKCGTHSSLRSRAAIKGKYPRFAYIWVGNSETQCPGQCAWPFHQPVYGPQSPPLIAPNNDVGVDGMIINLASLLAGAVTNPFGNGYFQGPAVAPLEAAAACPGIYGKGAYPGYAGDLLVDATTGASYNAHGSNGRKYLLPALYDPSTSTCSTLV, from the coding sequence ATGGCCTATACAGGGTATGCTACCCCAATCAAGATCTCCATCTGTATCTTACTTCTTTCATTATTGCTCAATTTTGCTTCTGCGGGGAGGGTGCTTAGTAAGACAGGCCAAGGCCAAGAACAAGATCCTATGGTCTTCAAATACCACAATGGCCCTCTTCTCACAGGAAAGATCTCAATCAACCTTATTTGGTATGGAAGATTCAATCCCTCCCAAAAGGCCATCGTAACTGATTTCATCACCTCACTGTCCTCCCCTTCCCTGTCCTCCCAAGTCCAACCATCAGTTGCCACGTGGTGGAAAAACATCGAGAAGTATTACACCAAAATCAAATCCAAGAAATCCTCCTCACTCCATCTCTTTCTGGGCAACCaaaatttggatgaaaattacTCTCTGGGCAAATCCCTGAAGATGCAACAGATTGAACAATTGGCAGCAAAGGGCGATCAAATGAATGCCATCAACGTAGTCTTGACTTCATCCGATGTCGTGGTCGATGGGTTTTGCTCTAGCAAATGTGGCACCCATAGCTCTCTCCGTTCGAGGGCCGCAATCAAGGGCAAGTACCCAAGATTTGCTTACATTTGGGTTGGAAATTCTGAGACTCAGTGCCCAGGTCAATGTGCCTGGCCATTCCACCAGCCTGTTTATGGACCACAGAGCCCACCATTGATTGCACCAAACAATGACGTGGGTGTTGATGGGATGATTATCAATTTGGCTAGTCTCTTGGCTGGGGCAGTTACCAATCCTTTTGGAAATGGGTATTTTCAGGGACCAGCTGTTGCACCGCTCGAGGCTGCTGCTGCTTGTCCTGGAATATATGGCAAAGGAGCTTACCCGGGCTATGCAGGAGATTTGCTGGTTGATGCTACAACTGGTGCTAGCTATAATGCACATGGCAGCAATGGGAGAAAGTATTTGCTTCCTGCGCTATATGATCCTTCAACTTCTACTTGTTCCACTTTGGtgtga
- the LOC113749855 gene encoding protein EXORDIUM-like — MAYTNIQTRVLMQVLLALAFLSVASAGRVLNGKEQDIVLFQYHNGPLLHGKISINLIWYGQFKSSQNAIIADFITSLISLPQPQVQPSVAMWFKNIDKYYTAIKSKKSSSFQLFLGHQISFQDYPLGKSLKVQQIEQLAAKGDQMNAINVVLTSMDVAVEGFCSSKCGTHGSLRSKTSTVKGKSPRFAYIWVGNSETQCPGQCAWPFHQPIYGPQNPPLVAPNNDVGLDGMVINLASLLAGTIANPFGNGYYQGPADAPLEAASACTGIYGKGAYPGYAGDLLVDLTSGASYNAHGTNGRKYLLPALYDPSTSTCSTLV, encoded by the coding sequence ATGGCCTATACAAACATCCAAACCAGAGTGCTAATGCAAGTATTGTTGGCACTGGCCTTTCTCAGTGTAGCTTCAGCAGGGAGGGTACTGAATGGTAAGGAACAAGATATTGTGCTTTTCCAATACCATAATGGTCCTCTCCTTCATGGAAAAATCTCCATCAATCTTATTTGGTATGGCCAATTCAAGTCATCCCAAAACGCCATCATAGCCGATTTCATCACCTCTCTAATTTCATTACCACAACCTCAAGTCCAGCCTTCTGTAGCAATGTGGTTCAAGAACATTGACAAGTATTACACAGCAATCAAATCCAAGAAATCTTCTTCATTCCAACTCTTTTTGGGTCACCAAATCTCTTTTCAAGACTACCCTTTGGGAAAATCCCTCAAAGTGCAGCAAATTGAACAGTTAGCAGCAAAGGGTGATCAAATGAATGCCATCAATGTTGTCTTGACTTCAATGGACGTGGCAGTTGAAGGATTTTGCTCTAGCAAATGTGGGACACATGGTTCTCTCCGTTCGAAGACCTCCACTGTCAAAGGCAAGAGCCCAAGGTTCGCTTACATTTGGGTTGGAAACTCAGAGACTCAATGCCCAGGTCAATGTGCCTGGCCATTCCATCAGCCAATTTATGGACCACAGAACCCACCTTTAGTGGCACCCAACAATGATGTAGGATTGGATGGAATGGTGATCAACTTAGCTAGTCTCTTGGCCGGGACTATAGCCAATCCTTTTGGAAATGGTTATTATCAGGGACCAGCTGATGCACCACTTGAAGCTGCCTCAGCTTGTACTGGGATTTATGGCAAGGGGGCTTACCCAGGTTATGCTGGGGATTTGTTGGTAGACCTTACCAGTGGTGCAAGCTACAATGCACATGGTACCAATGGAAGAAAGTATCTCCTTCCTGCATTATATGATCCTTCCACTTCTACCTGTTCAACTTTAGTTTAG